One window of the Archangium primigenium genome contains the following:
- a CDS encoding response regulator, which produces MERRVLIVESKNDFALSMATVLKSAGYQTAIASSAADAQREVEKRRPDLLVINAELKGSDQSGLSICGQIKRGKWGHNLHVLLVSEEMSREGIEQHRQSPGAADGYLLVPFDMGELAAMSMEILPSGDESASAQQAAPRDGPPSIPPPLRGPPTPAGAPPRLPKRERRSAITEEDRTFLERAFQSIADRKAELLAESRQLKRPPPRRDLMGTPEGKVQLLRDELKGRESQIARLSEVWNVRERELLSVEDRLHDKDVELQGLKMQVDDLLRRFNEAQQATLQKEREHGATVDDLLLQKFSAEKDLIEVVASKEKDINVLRREASNREEELSRRAAEITYVRDEYDKLEKHLGIVTLEFEVKEQRLTETVQAHEGELSRRQQNIETLDAELARTIGERDQRYSELTGEVQALQERLAQLEQERDTTVRTLEARAGAAEDHGARADAEIQRINAERAALEARLNEQIAGLESDLARATGERDQLQVDKDAQESDLTQRLEDRDARIATLDRELQDSIARNESHEAELNANIQQQMERIGELEGEVEAAKTHLADREAELTAELEAMTQSRNDLEAAKNASEADLNGQIQGLQETVAARDERISTLTGELEATSKTLADTETKLASTEETLATTRGELDATSQTLSETQATLASTEEKLSATETKLASTEETLATTRGELEATSQTLTETQTTLSETQGTLSATETKLASTEETLATTRGELDATSQTLAETQATLAETQGTLSATQDKLASTEETLATTRGELDATSQTLSETQATLASTEEKLSATEVKLASTEETLATTRGELDATSQTLTETQTTLSETQGTLSATETKLASTEETLATTRGELEATSQTLSETQTTLSETQGTLAATETKLASTEETLATTRGELDATSQTLSETQATLAETQGTLSATETKLASTEETLATTRGELDATSQTLSETQATLAETQGTLSATEEKLSATETKLASTEETLATTRGELDATTQTLTETQGTLAETQGTLSATAQALAERDAELQTAQAEIVRVNGVLQETEALKTAMEEELSEQLGQTRNKLAETEGDLAATREALTGEQAAHAQTQQQTTATRVELETQLAQARDQGQELEEQLFLVKQELGSSVAEVTELRSKLAHSEEEHHTLQERFNTLTAESQRRIEMLEKDAEQKNQDLSDTLQKLSVATQDKERFRGEVSARTEQIKQLEERRHAETEQAKRAQEDAARQLAALNAELDAARKQVAARDEQLRAAGAQQAKLQSDREAVSAQLAQAQAQAQALQQTQAQERADTKRAQEELTTKLARSEARSAQLTQELQTRADEADARLKEAQGQTALRAKKVQELELAVESATSTKARVEKELTARATAAEAKANEAVAKSAATLKERKELEARQQKELEDLNARQKAELERREALKAQEIARLQQSVQEKSKALKVAELELARFKTKAPAAPNAVAAKTPAPGGLLAEEDLFSTQQVPTVAPAAAMPRAAPRPAAKPAAAAAAPKRVAPPAPPPALGEDDEVSERTVMMPIPTAVASDEADWTSLVDELDK; this is translated from the coding sequence ATGGAGCGTCGCGTCCTTATCGTCGAGAGCAAGAATGACTTCGCCCTGAGCATGGCCACCGTGCTCAAGAGCGCGGGTTATCAAACGGCCATCGCCTCCAGTGCCGCGGATGCCCAGCGTGAGGTCGAGAAGCGCCGACCGGATCTGCTCGTCATCAACGCCGAGCTGAAGGGCAGTGATCAGTCCGGTCTGAGCATCTGTGGGCAGATCAAGCGCGGAAAGTGGGGCCACAACCTCCACGTCCTCCTCGTGTCCGAGGAGATGAGCCGCGAGGGCATCGAGCAGCACCGCCAGAGCCCGGGTGCCGCGGACGGCTACCTGCTGGTGCCCTTCGACATGGGCGAGCTCGCGGCGATGAGCATGGAGATCCTCCCCTCCGGGGACGAGTCCGCCAGCGCCCAGCAGGCCGCGCCGCGTGACGGCCCGCCGAGCATCCCCCCGCCCCTGCGGGGCCCGCCCACCCCGGCCGGCGCCCCGCCCCGGCTGCCCAAGCGCGAGCGCCGCAGCGCCATCACCGAGGAGGATCGCACCTTCCTCGAGCGCGCCTTCCAGTCCATCGCGGACCGCAAGGCGGAGCTGCTCGCCGAGTCGCGTCAGCTCAAGCGCCCGCCGCCCCGGCGCGACCTGATGGGCACGCCCGAGGGCAAGGTGCAGCTCCTGCGCGACGAGCTCAAGGGCCGCGAGTCGCAGATCGCCCGCCTCTCCGAGGTGTGGAACGTCCGCGAGCGCGAGCTCTTGTCCGTCGAGGACCGCCTCCACGACAAGGACGTGGAGCTGCAGGGCCTCAAGATGCAGGTGGATGACCTGCTGCGCCGCTTCAACGAGGCCCAGCAGGCCACGCTCCAGAAGGAGCGCGAGCACGGCGCCACCGTGGACGACCTGCTCCTGCAGAAGTTCTCCGCCGAGAAGGATCTCATCGAGGTGGTGGCCTCCAAGGAGAAGGACATCAACGTCCTTCGCCGCGAGGCCTCCAACCGCGAGGAGGAGCTGTCGCGCCGGGCCGCGGAGATCACCTACGTCCGCGACGAGTACGACAAGCTCGAGAAGCACCTGGGCATCGTCACGCTCGAGTTCGAGGTCAAGGAGCAGCGGCTCACCGAGACCGTCCAGGCCCACGAGGGCGAGCTGTCGCGGCGCCAGCAGAACATCGAGACGCTGGACGCCGAGCTGGCCCGCACCATCGGCGAGCGCGACCAGCGCTACTCCGAGCTGACGGGCGAGGTCCAGGCGCTCCAGGAGCGCCTGGCCCAGCTCGAGCAGGAGCGCGACACCACCGTGCGCACCCTCGAGGCCCGCGCCGGCGCCGCCGAGGACCATGGCGCCCGCGCGGACGCGGAGATCCAGCGGATCAACGCCGAGCGCGCCGCGCTCGAGGCCCGCCTCAACGAGCAGATCGCCGGCCTGGAGTCGGACCTCGCCCGCGCCACGGGCGAGCGCGATCAGCTCCAGGTGGACAAGGACGCCCAGGAGAGCGACCTCACGCAGCGGCTCGAGGACCGGGACGCGCGCATCGCCACGCTCGACCGCGAGCTGCAGGACAGCATCGCCCGCAACGAGAGCCACGAGGCGGAGCTCAACGCCAACATCCAGCAGCAGATGGAGCGCATCGGCGAGCTGGAAGGCGAGGTCGAGGCCGCCAAGACGCACCTGGCCGACCGCGAGGCCGAGCTCACCGCCGAGCTCGAGGCGATGACCCAGTCGCGCAACGACCTCGAGGCCGCCAAGAACGCCTCCGAGGCCGACCTCAACGGGCAGATCCAGGGGCTCCAGGAGACCGTCGCCGCGCGCGACGAGCGCATCTCCACCCTCACGGGTGAGCTGGAGGCCACGAGCAAGACGCTCGCCGACACCGAGACGAAGCTGGCCTCCACCGAGGAGACGCTGGCGACGACCCGCGGCGAGCTGGACGCCACCAGCCAGACCCTCTCCGAGACCCAGGCCACCCTCGCCTCCACCGAGGAGAAGCTCTCGGCCACCGAGACGAAGCTGGCCTCCACCGAGGAGACGCTGGCCACCACGCGCGGCGAGCTCGAGGCCACCAGCCAGACCCTCACCGAGACCCAGACCACCCTCAGCGAGACGCAGGGCACGCTCTCGGCCACCGAGACGAAGCTGGCCTCCACCGAGGAGACGCTGGCCACCACGCGCGGCGAGCTGGACGCCACCAGCCAGACCCTCGCCGAGACCCAGGCCACCCTCGCCGAGACGCAGGGCACCCTCTCCGCCACGCAGGACAAGCTGGCCTCCACCGAGGAGACGCTGGCGACGACCCGCGGCGAGCTGGACGCCACCAGCCAGACCCTCTCCGAGACCCAGGCCACCCTCGCCTCCACCGAGGAGAAGCTCTCGGCCACCGAGGTGAAGCTGGCCTCCACCGAGGAGACGCTGGCGACGACCCGCGGCGAGCTGGACGCCACCAGCCAGACCCTCACCGAGACCCAGACCACCCTCAGCGAGACGCAGGGCACGCTCTCGGCCACCGAGACGAAGCTGGCCTCCACCGAGGAGACGCTGGCCACCACGCGCGGCGAGCTCGAGGCCACCAGCCAGACGCTCTCCGAGACCCAGACCACGCTCTCCGAGACCCAGGGCACGCTGGCGGCCACCGAGACGAAGCTGGCCTCCACCGAGGAGACGCTGGCGACGACTCGCGGCGAGCTGGACGCCACCAGCCAGACCCTCTCCGAGACCCAGGCCACCCTCGCCGAGACGCAGGGCACGCTCTCGGCCACCGAGACGAAGCTGGCTTCCACCGAGGAGACGCTGGCCACCACGCGCGGCGAGCTGGACGCCACCAGCCAGACCCTCTCCGAGACCCAGGCCACCCTCGCCGAGACGCAGGGCACCCTCTCGGCCACGGAGGAGAAGCTCTCGGCCACCGAGACGAAGCTGGCCTCCACCGAGGAGACGCTGGCGACGACTCGCGGCGAGCTGGACGCCACCACCCAGACGCTCACCGAGACGCAGGGCACCCTCGCCGAGACGCAGGGCACCCTGTCGGCCACCGCCCAGGCGCTCGCCGAGCGTGACGCCGAGCTGCAAACGGCCCAGGCGGAGATCGTCCGCGTCAACGGCGTGTTGCAGGAGACCGAGGCGCTCAAGACGGCCATGGAGGAGGAGCTGTCCGAGCAGCTCGGCCAGACGCGCAACAAGCTGGCGGAGACCGAGGGCGACCTGGCCGCCACGCGCGAGGCGCTCACCGGCGAGCAGGCCGCGCACGCGCAGACCCAGCAGCAGACCACCGCCACCCGCGTGGAGCTGGAGACCCAGCTCGCCCAGGCGCGCGACCAGGGCCAGGAGCTCGAGGAGCAGCTCTTCCTCGTCAAGCAGGAGCTCGGCAGCAGCGTCGCCGAGGTCACCGAGCTGCGCTCCAAGCTCGCCCACTCCGAGGAGGAGCACCACACCCTCCAGGAGCGCTTCAACACGCTCACGGCCGAGTCCCAGCGCCGCATCGAGATGTTGGAGAAGGACGCCGAGCAGAAGAACCAGGACCTGTCCGACACGCTGCAGAAGCTCAGCGTGGCGACCCAGGACAAGGAGCGCTTCCGCGGCGAGGTGTCCGCCCGCACCGAGCAGATCAAGCAGCTCGAGGAGCGCCGCCACGCCGAGACCGAGCAGGCCAAGCGCGCCCAGGAGGACGCCGCCCGGCAGCTCGCCGCGCTCAACGCGGAGCTGGACGCCGCGCGCAAGCAGGTCGCCGCGCGCGACGAGCAGCTGCGTGCCGCGGGGGCTCAGCAGGCCAAGCTCCAGTCGGACCGCGAGGCCGTGAGCGCGCAGCTCGCCCAGGCCCAGGCCCAGGCCCAGGCCCTGCAGCAGACCCAGGCCCAGGAGCGCGCCGACACCAAGCGCGCCCAGGAAGAGCTCACCACGAAGCTGGCCCGTTCCGAGGCCCGCTCCGCCCAGCTCACCCAGGAGCTGCAGACCCGCGCCGACGAGGCCGACGCCCGGCTCAAGGAGGCCCAGGGGCAGACCGCCCTCCGGGCCAAGAAGGTCCAGGAGCTGGAGCTCGCGGTGGAGAGCGCCACGAGCACCAAGGCCCGCGTGGAGAAGGAGCTCACCGCCCGCGCCACCGCCGCCGAGGCCAAGGCCAACGAGGCCGTCGCCAAGTCGGCCGCCACCCTCAAGGAGCGCAAGGAGCTGGAGGCCCGGCAGCAGAAGGAGCTCGAGGACCTCAACGCCCGTCAGAAGGCGGAGCTCGAGCGCCGCGAGGCCCTCAAGGCGCAGGAGATCGCCCGCCTGCAGCAGTCCGTGCAGGAGAAGAGCAAGGCGCTCAAGGTGGCCGAGCTGGAGCTGGCGCGCTTCAAGACCAAGGCCCCCGCCGCGCCCAATGCCGTGGCCGCCAAGACGCCCGCGCCGGGCGGTCTGCTGGCGGAGGAGGATCTGTTCTCCACCCAGCAGGTGCCCACCGTGGCGCCCGCCGCCGCCATGCCCCGGGCCGCGCCCCGTCCCGCCGCCAAGCCGGCCGCCGCCGCCGCCGCGCCCAAGCGCGTCGCCCCGCCCGCGCCGCCCCCGGCGCTCGGCGAGGATGACGAGGTCTCCGAGCGCACCGTGATGATGCCCATCCCCACGGCCGTCGCCTCGGACGAGGCCGACTGGACCTCGCTCGTGGACGAGCTGGACAAGTAG
- a CDS encoding glycosyltransferase yields the protein MTEYLKALPDRFTVVVLSVKTPDHTHIEKYESARLLRVPVGSGDLASRIQSFERAVRRQLESEEYALVHFTDPFGGYALCELKGDYGYRIVYEAQSFPSQELRYTHPQLEGDRKFLSKVRRQELFCLMNADRVITGSATTGGFIRSLGVPDEAVHVVRAPVDLGPYNPDALGVPDGRPMRLMYLGSQVAWQGLAGLLRGLALAVKEEDVRLTLVGARHPDWQPHLEDLVAELGLKQHVEFQPAVAHDDVAKVLTLADVGVLPLEDVDRNRVQGGALAKVSEYLAAGRPVLAADLPVTRELVPASAGVFYPPGDAKALAERIVELARDVPRRRALGQQARAAAQKTLDAGRIRGQLLDLYDGLLGKQPPPRASAESTEFHATTIGTPTNRVLALMGNVGTGTGAGASAAAPSTPPGTEEAASPAQSDTDPGLGQPVSDEPPVVVGMALLDDGLDTRLVKTEPDAHRPEGPPVIMGLPLRDAPSPPAAAPPPMPPPLTPPAAAPAPATAPAAVSPPPIPPRPSLITRAVLPPPAAEPEPARPPALPSRPSMAIPPLPPRGGRAPSGPRPAEPATPPTAEEDEPEEISSSHAMALQEDDDVSPTPRAALPLEEPEEISDDELQENEPAELPPREPPASRLNPWFAQLAHGYCPPEGTHFARHTPPTTFPGRDEQPATAADAKIQGGARGKSP from the coding sequence GTGACCGAGTACCTGAAGGCATTGCCCGACCGGTTCACGGTGGTGGTGCTCTCGGTGAAGACGCCAGACCACACCCATATCGAGAAGTACGAGAGCGCGCGGCTCTTGCGCGTGCCCGTGGGCTCCGGCGATCTCGCCTCGCGCATCCAATCCTTCGAGCGCGCGGTGCGGCGCCAGTTGGAGAGCGAGGAGTACGCGCTCGTGCACTTCACGGACCCCTTTGGCGGCTATGCCCTGTGCGAGCTCAAGGGGGACTACGGCTACCGGATCGTGTACGAGGCGCAGAGCTTCCCCTCCCAGGAGCTGCGCTACACGCACCCGCAGCTGGAGGGTGACCGCAAGTTCCTCTCCAAGGTCCGGCGCCAGGAGCTCTTCTGCCTGATGAACGCGGACCGCGTCATCACCGGCTCGGCCACGACGGGCGGCTTCATCCGCTCGCTCGGCGTGCCGGACGAGGCGGTGCACGTGGTGCGCGCGCCCGTGGACCTGGGCCCCTACAACCCCGACGCCCTCGGCGTGCCGGACGGCCGCCCCATGCGGCTGATGTACCTGGGCAGCCAGGTGGCGTGGCAGGGGCTGGCGGGCCTGCTGCGGGGGCTCGCGCTGGCCGTCAAGGAGGAGGACGTGCGGCTCACGCTCGTGGGCGCCCGCCACCCCGACTGGCAGCCCCACCTGGAGGACCTGGTGGCCGAGCTGGGCCTCAAGCAGCACGTGGAGTTCCAGCCCGCCGTGGCCCACGACGACGTGGCCAAGGTGCTCACGCTCGCGGACGTGGGCGTGCTGCCGCTGGAGGACGTGGATCGCAACCGCGTGCAGGGCGGCGCGCTCGCCAAGGTGTCCGAGTACCTCGCCGCGGGCCGGCCGGTGCTCGCCGCGGATCTCCCGGTGACGCGCGAGCTCGTGCCCGCCTCGGCCGGTGTCTTCTACCCGCCCGGAGACGCCAAGGCGCTCGCCGAGCGCATCGTCGAGCTGGCCCGGGACGTGCCCCGCCGCCGCGCGCTCGGGCAGCAGGCGCGCGCCGCCGCGCAGAAGACGCTCGACGCGGGGCGCATCCGGGGCCAGCTGCTGGACCTCTATGATGGGCTGCTCGGCAAACAGCCGCCGCCGCGCGCGAGCGCCGAGAGCACGGAGTTCCACGCCACCACGATCGGCACCCCCACCAACCGCGTCCTCGCGCTCATGGGCAATGTCGGCACGGGCACGGGCGCGGGGGCCAGCGCCGCGGCCCCGTCCACGCCCCCCGGCACCGAGGAGGCCGCGTCCCCCGCGCAGTCGGACACGGATCCCGGCCTGGGCCAGCCCGTCAGCGACGAGCCCCCCGTCGTGGTGGGCATGGCGCTGTTGGACGACGGCCTCGACACGCGGCTCGTGAAGACCGAGCCGGATGCCCACCGGCCCGAGGGCCCTCCGGTGATCATGGGCCTGCCCCTGCGCGATGCGCCCTCCCCTCCCGCCGCCGCACCGCCTCCCATGCCCCCTCCGCTCACGCCCCCCGCCGCCGCGCCCGCGCCCGCCACGGCCCCCGCCGCCGTGAGCCCGCCGCCCATTCCGCCCCGGCCCTCGCTGATCACGCGCGCCGTGCTGCCCCCGCCCGCCGCCGAGCCCGAGCCCGCGCGGCCGCCCGCGCTGCCCTCGCGCCCGTCCATGGCGATTCCGCCGCTGCCTCCCCGCGGCGGCCGCGCGCCGAGCGGCCCCCGGCCCGCCGAGCCCGCCACCCCGCCCACGGCCGAGGAGGATGAACCCGAGGAGATCTCCTCCTCGCACGCGATGGCGCTCCAGGAGGACGACGACGTCTCGCCCACGCCCCGCGCCGCCCTGCCCCTGGAGGAGCCCGAGGAGATCAGCGACGACGAGCTCCAGGAGAACGAGCCCGCGGAGCTGCCGCCGCGCGAGCCGCCCGCCTCCCGCTTGAATCCGTGGTTCGCCCAGCTCGCCCACGGCTACTGTCCCCCCGAGGGGACCCACTTCGCCCGACACACGCCTCCCACCACCTTCCCGGGGCGGGATGAGCAGCCGGCCACCGCTGCCGATGCAAAGATCCAGGGCGGCGCTCGGGGCAAGAGTCCGTAA